One segment of Mariprofundus sp. NF DNA contains the following:
- a CDS encoding Fur family transcriptional regulator has translation MAKLTQHRQVILDLINDSNHHWDAEELARALIERGSSMGIATVYRGLAALESQGLISAFQMADRKRYERASKAHHDHLVCTGCGKIQEFFNDDIEQQQDRVAEENSFTITGHQLVIFGTCNNCS, from the coding sequence ATGGCTAAACTCACCCAACACCGTCAGGTCATTCTTGATCTTATCAATGACTCCAACCATCACTGGGATGCGGAGGAGTTGGCGCGGGCGCTTATTGAGCGTGGTTCAAGCATGGGCATCGCAACGGTTTATCGTGGCCTGGCTGCGCTGGAGTCACAGGGGCTGATCAGTGCATTTCAGATGGCTGATCGCAAACGTTATGAGCGGGCCAGCAAAGCGCATCATGATCATCTTGTCTGCACAGGCTGTGGCAAGATTCAGGAATTCTTCAACGATGATATCGAGCAACAGCAGGATAGGGTTGCTGAAGAGAATAGTTTTACCATTACCGGTCACCAGTTGGTAATTTTCGGTACCTGCAATAACTGTAGCTAA
- a CDS encoding cupredoxin domain-containing protein, giving the protein MKFLSEILMIRKAALLAGVAVALMASTTANMAWAAEYRVVIENHRFEPATIEMVAGEKHRLHVINNDATPEEFESYELNREKIIAGRSTAVIFLPALAAGSYPFFGEFNEETAQGLIVVK; this is encoded by the coding sequence ATGAAGTTTTTATCAGAGATACTAATGATCAGAAAAGCGGCCTTGCTGGCTGGTGTTGCTGTGGCCCTGATGGCCAGCACTACAGCCAACATGGCATGGGCAGCCGAATACCGGGTGGTGATTGAGAATCACCGCTTTGAACCTGCTACCATTGAGATGGTGGCAGGAGAGAAACATCGCCTGCATGTGATCAACAACGATGCCACACCTGAAGAGTTTGAAAGTTATGAACTTAATCGCGAAAAGATCATCGCCGGCAGATCGACTGCGGTGATTTTTCTGCCAGCGCTGGCAGCCGGTTCCTACCCGTTTTTTGGTGAATTTAATGAAGAGACCGCCCAGGGCCTCATTGTCGTGAAGTAG
- a CDS encoding FTR1 family protein yields the protein MLSTLIIVFREALEAILVISIAMAASRGIPSSSRWIYAGVTGGLIIAVIVALFAELIASSMAGMGQELLNAAILLSASMLMVWSAIWMRRQGKEISDRIRQRCSEIKGEGVSVVLLAIVVALAVAREGSEVVLFLHGVAASGAADLSGMLTGAVAGLLLGLAVALLLYRSLVKIPMRHVFSVITTLIVLLAAGMASQGMAYLVTIDAVPALGQMIWNSSGLIAEQSVTGQLLQALMGYDDRPSGMQVLTFISVLSLTWLVIYLQARPKNGAIVAAVLMLCALSVTALPQDSYAKKVYSPIVEQGELEFEYILDFSFDSDPTKDGSARDQFELEYGVTDRWMTAVVGDFRKRPGQSFAYQGLKLENIYQLFEQGERWLDAGLYIEYLIPQSSLNKPDVIEFKLLLEKESGRLIHTANLVLKKELGANAVNNTTAGYAWRSKWRWNRALEPGVEIYGAIGEVGNSSPLSRQTHQIGPVVFGKLPAGLSYEIGYLFGLTTASDKGMLKFVLGYEL from the coding sequence ATGTTATCAACACTTATCATTGTATTTCGTGAAGCACTTGAGGCGATTCTGGTGATCAGCATTGCCATGGCTGCTTCCCGTGGCATCCCATCCTCATCCCGCTGGATCTATGCTGGTGTTACCGGTGGTCTGATCATCGCTGTGATCGTGGCACTGTTTGCCGAACTGATTGCCAGCTCCATGGCCGGTATGGGGCAGGAGCTGCTTAATGCTGCGATACTGCTATCGGCCTCGATGCTTATGGTCTGGAGTGCAATCTGGATGCGCAGGCAGGGCAAAGAGATCTCTGATCGTATTCGCCAGCGCTGCTCAGAGATCAAAGGAGAAGGTGTTTCAGTCGTGCTGCTGGCAATCGTGGTCGCTCTGGCTGTGGCCCGCGAGGGTTCAGAGGTGGTGCTCTTTCTGCATGGTGTGGCTGCCAGTGGTGCGGCTGATCTAAGCGGCATGTTAACCGGTGCCGTGGCAGGTCTGCTGCTTGGTCTGGCTGTGGCGCTGCTGCTCTATCGCTCGCTGGTGAAAATTCCAATGCGCCATGTTTTCTCAGTCATCACAACGCTGATTGTGCTGCTGGCTGCCGGAATGGCTTCGCAGGGTATGGCATATCTGGTCACCATCGATGCAGTACCTGCGCTGGGTCAGATGATCTGGAACAGCTCAGGGCTGATTGCTGAACAGAGTGTCACCGGTCAACTGCTACAGGCATTGATGGGTTATGATGATCGCCCCAGCGGTATGCAGGTGCTTACATTTATATCGGTGCTGTCACTGACCTGGTTGGTGATCTATCTGCAGGCAAGGCCCAAAAACGGAGCGATTGTTGCGGCAGTGCTGATGCTCTGTGCGTTATCCGTGACCGCATTGCCACAAGATAGCTATGCCAAAAAAGTTTACTCCCCGATTGTTGAGCAGGGAGAATTGGAGTTTGAATATATTCTCGACTTCAGCTTTGACAGTGACCCGACCAAAGATGGCAGTGCCAGAGATCAGTTTGAACTGGAGTATGGCGTCACTGATCGCTGGATGACGGCCGTGGTGGGTGATTTCAGAAAGAGGCCGGGGCAGAGCTTTGCTTATCAGGGGTTGAAGCTGGAAAACATCTATCAGCTTTTTGAACAGGGCGAGCGCTGGCTGGATGCAGGTCTGTATATCGAATATCTCATACCACAAAGCTCACTGAACAAACCCGATGTGATTGAGTTCAAACTGCTGCTTGAAAAAGAGAGTGGCAGACTGATCCATACAGCCAATCTGGTTTTGAAAAAAGAGCTGGGTGCCAATGCCGTTAATAACACGACTGCCGGTTACGCATGGCGTAGCAAATGGCGCTGGAACCGGGCTCTTGAGCCGGGTGTCGAGATCTATGGCGCCATCGGTGAAGTGGGTAACAGCAGTCCACTCTCCCGCCAGACGCATCAGATTGGACCGGTAGTGTTTGGTAAACTTCCTGCTGGTCTGAGTTATGAGATCGGTTACCTGTTCGGACTCACCACTGCCAGTGACAAAGGCATGTTGAAGTTTGTACTGGGCTATGAGCTATAA
- a CDS encoding peptidylprolyl isomerase has translation MQITNHKVVSFHYTLTNDQGTILDTSAGGEPMPYLHGEENIVPGLELALEGKSVGDKLKVSLDAADAYGEFDPTMVEIVSADLFDGVDNIEVGMEFQAEIPDGEGVQIVRISDVDGDNITVDGNHPLAGQNLHFDVEITDIRDATAEELEHGHIHGDDEECCGEGDCCS, from the coding sequence ATGCAGATCACTAACCATAAGGTTGTTTCATTCCACTACACCCTGACCAATGATCAGGGCACCATCCTCGACACATCAGCTGGTGGCGAGCCGATGCCTTATCTGCATGGCGAAGAGAATATTGTTCCGGGGCTGGAGCTGGCACTGGAGGGTAAGAGCGTTGGCGATAAGCTGAAAGTCTCACTCGATGCTGCCGATGCATACGGTGAATTTGATCCGACCATGGTTGAGATTGTATCAGCTGATCTGTTTGATGGCGTTGACAACATCGAGGTAGGCATGGAGTTCCAGGCCGAGATCCCTGATGGCGAAGGCGTTCAGATCGTACGTATTTCAGACGTTGATGGTGACAATATTACTGTCGATGGCAATCACCCTCTGGCTGGCCAGAACCTCCATTTCGATGTTGAGATCACTGATATTCGTGATGCCACGGCTGAAGAGCTGGAGCACGGCCACATCCATGGTGATGATGAAGAGTGCTGCGGTGAAGGCGACTGCTGCAGCTGA
- a CDS encoding HAD-IIIA family hydrolase — MHKTRARITTINSQSSLILFDCDGTLTDSHGAIVEAMQQAFLNNGLQQPDADTVNAVIGLSLHEAVRRLLPEPEQQSELFEAITQAYRECYRTAEQHITLYPNVREVLSELRRRGYWLGVVTGKSLPGLHRVLDTFALADQFYVLRTADCTHSKPHPAMVNECMAEMGVGVERTVVVGDALFDVQMAVAAGVPCIGVSFGVGDSDELLAAGAELVVDEFITLLDHFPPLA, encoded by the coding sequence GTGCATAAAACGCGGGCAAGGATAACCACCATTAACTCCCAATCTTCACTGATTCTATTTGATTGCGACGGCACTCTGACCGATTCGCACGGTGCTATTGTCGAGGCGATGCAGCAGGCCTTTCTCAACAATGGTCTGCAGCAACCTGATGCAGATACGGTCAATGCCGTGATCGGACTCTCATTACATGAGGCGGTGCGCAGGCTTCTGCCTGAGCCTGAGCAGCAGAGTGAGCTGTTTGAGGCGATTACACAGGCGTACCGGGAGTGTTATCGCACTGCCGAGCAGCATATCACTCTCTATCCCAATGTGCGTGAAGTGCTGAGCGAGCTGCGCAGGCGTGGTTACTGGCTGGGTGTAGTGACCGGCAAATCTCTGCCGGGGCTGCATCGGGTGCTTGATACCTTTGCACTGGCTGATCAGTTCTATGTGCTGCGTACGGCCGATTGCACCCACTCCAAGCCTCATCCGGCGATGGTCAATGAGTGTATGGCAGAGATGGGTGTGGGCGTGGAGAGAACCGTTGTGGTTGGTGATGCGCTGTTTGATGTACAGATGGCGGTGGCGGCGGGGGTACCCTGCATCGGTGTATCCTTTGGTGTCGGCGATAGCGATGAACTGCTTGCAGCTGGAGCCGAGCTTGTAGTGGATGAGTTTATCACCCTGCTGGATCACTTTCCGCCTCTTGCATGA
- a CDS encoding AsmA family protein: MTSAIAKTVRYSLIVVGLLIVTLLVVPFFIDVNSYKTQIEQSVEDATGRKLTIGKVSASLFPWIGVELDDVHLANREGFAKRDFVSVQKLNVKLALLPLLSKNIEIKDFEVATPKIYLERHADGQSNWGDLIASGATESESEAAAAPSSEPSSEPSAALAALQAESLILTGGELTWVDGKAAPVVLSELNVALTDVQLERPVAVKLSGKLSGNAFAMDATVGPLGDLSTIDPVNLPVQGQVTAGKVELKAFKSLITGWPAELGSIDNASVGFSANIEQRPDGLRLGEGELVLNSLINVKLGWKVDMAKADRLEVRRAALAINGKDILEAKGSVKQLTTTPSFQLRLDGHPLERSWLAAFAPDLNTLYAGHPSPWKEVKFSTLLAGDSKQVEIRDMQLMLDQELVQISGAVVYAVPDIRLRIATRDLHMDPWLPQPKQESKPASSQPASSGSGAAAAEKPPVEPDLRFLTPWRVTAKMQADTLYLRGMEMKNFNVNISGSNGLFNLNPLRFNLSGGTVTEKASLNAATYPASWKESVHITDVKVGPLLKALADMDMLEGSLSMDTNMKATGLTEAGVKTLNGRGNVLMRNGKIKGFDMAGAIRKFTNPMAATGPQETDFSQLSGSFTVKNGVADNRDLFMASPLLRVTGSGTVDLVQKLLDYHVKPRVVGTLKGQGDASPVRRGLTVPLHISGPFAAPSVKPEISASTLIDNAPALLKKGKVGGALGKILGGDKAAGTAPADQTAEQPAAPESREKKLLKGLGGALGF; encoded by the coding sequence ATGACCTCAGCCATTGCCAAAACCGTCCGTTATTCGCTTATCGTTGTAGGGTTGCTGATTGTTACGCTGCTTGTTGTCCCATTCTTTATCGATGTGAATAGTTATAAAACGCAGATTGAGCAGAGCGTTGAGGATGCAACCGGACGCAAGCTGACTATCGGTAAGGTGAGTGCATCACTCTTCCCATGGATTGGTGTCGAACTGGATGATGTGCATCTTGCCAACCGTGAAGGTTTTGCCAAACGGGATTTTGTCAGTGTGCAGAAGCTGAATGTGAAACTGGCGCTGCTGCCACTGCTGAGCAAAAATATCGAGATCAAAGATTTCGAAGTGGCAACACCTAAGATCTATCTGGAGCGTCATGCCGATGGCCAGAGTAACTGGGGCGATCTCATCGCATCTGGCGCTACTGAATCTGAAAGCGAAGCTGCAGCCGCACCATCATCGGAACCATCATCGGAACCATCTGCAGCACTGGCTGCTCTGCAGGCTGAATCATTAATACTCACCGGTGGCGAGCTGACCTGGGTGGATGGCAAAGCTGCGCCGGTTGTGCTCTCCGAATTGAATGTGGCGCTGACCGATGTGCAGTTGGAACGTCCAGTTGCCGTAAAACTCTCAGGCAAACTCTCCGGTAATGCATTTGCCATGGATGCCACTGTCGGGCCATTGGGTGATCTGAGCACGATTGATCCGGTTAATCTGCCGGTGCAGGGTCAGGTTACGGCTGGCAAAGTGGAGTTGAAAGCATTTAAATCATTGATCACTGGCTGGCCTGCAGAGCTGGGTTCGATTGATAACGCTTCGGTCGGTTTTTCCGCCAATATTGAACAGCGTCCTGATGGCCTGCGTCTGGGTGAGGGTGAACTGGTTCTCAATTCACTGATCAATGTCAAACTCGGTTGGAAGGTTGATATGGCCAAAGCCGATCGTCTTGAGGTGCGCCGCGCCGCGCTTGCCATTAACGGCAAGGATATCCTGGAGGCCAAAGGCAGTGTGAAACAACTGACTACGACACCTTCATTTCAACTGCGTCTGGACGGCCATCCGCTTGAGCGCAGCTGGTTAGCGGCATTCGCGCCTGATCTGAACACACTCTATGCCGGCCACCCATCGCCCTGGAAAGAGGTGAAATTCAGCACGCTTCTCGCCGGTGACAGTAAACAGGTTGAAATCCGCGATATGCAGTTGATGCTGGATCAGGAGCTTGTTCAGATCTCAGGCGCGGTGGTTTATGCCGTTCCCGATATCCGTTTGCGCATTGCCACGCGTGATCTGCATATGGATCCGTGGCTACCGCAGCCCAAGCAGGAGTCAAAACCAGCTTCCAGCCAGCCAGCTTCCAGTGGCTCTGGGGCAGCTGCTGCCGAGAAGCCGCCCGTAGAGCCGGATCTGCGTTTTCTTACACCGTGGCGTGTGACGGCCAAGATGCAGGCAGACACGCTCTATCTGCGTGGTATGGAGATGAAGAACTTCAATGTAAACATCAGCGGTTCCAACGGTCTTTTTAATCTCAACCCGCTGCGGTTTAATCTCTCCGGTGGCACAGTAACTGAAAAGGCGAGCCTGAATGCGGCCACTTATCCTGCCAGCTGGAAGGAGTCGGTTCATATTACAGATGTAAAAGTCGGGCCACTGCTTAAAGCACTGGCTGATATGGATATGCTTGAAGGTAGTCTGTCGATGGATACCAATATGAAAGCGACAGGATTGACAGAGGCAGGTGTCAAAACGCTCAACGGTCGCGGCAATGTGCTGATGCGCAATGGTAAGATCAAAGGTTTTGATATGGCCGGTGCCATCCGCAAATTCACCAATCCGATGGCGGCAACCGGCCCCCAAGAGACCGATTTCTCACAGCTCTCGGGAAGTTTCACTGTGAAAAATGGTGTGGCTGATAACCGGGATCTGTTTATGGCTTCACCACTACTGCGTGTAACCGGAAGTGGCACAGTTGATCTGGTGCAGAAGCTGCTGGATTACCATGTTAAACCGCGCGTAGTGGGCACACTGAAAGGGCAGGGGGATGCATCACCGGTTCGTCGAGGTCTGACCGTTCCACTGCATATCAGCGGCCCATTTGCTGCCCCGAGTGTGAAACCGGAGATTAGTGCCTCCACCCTTATCGACAATGCTCCGGCGCTGTTGAAAAAAGGTAAGGTGGGCGGAGCGCTGGGTAAGATTCTCGGTGGTGATAAAGCTGCAGGTACAGCTCCTGCAGATCAGACTGCGGAGCAGCCGGCAGCACCTGAATCGCGTGAGAAGAAGTTGCTCAAAGGGCTGGGTGGTGCACTCGGTTTTTAA
- a CDS encoding L-threonylcarbamoyladenylate synthase: MHLFEHLRLHPERPQIRQIRRAADLLRQGLFIAVPTDSTYVLLCLPQSTRAIADITKFRQLDSSHMWSVVCEDLSQAATCVRMDNYAHRILKRCLPGAYTFILPASSSLPKRIFGKRRDVGIRIPDNQVCQMLLDEMGEVLLATTLQLPGESEPEYDPDEFVPRLKHLSCAVMDAGWGGMMPTTVIDLCEGEPELRRQGAGEWPI, translated from the coding sequence ATGCATCTGTTTGAACACCTCCGGTTACATCCGGAGCGTCCTCAGATTCGCCAGATTCGGCGCGCTGCTGATTTGCTGCGCCAGGGATTGTTTATTGCGGTGCCAACCGACAGCACCTATGTGCTGTTATGCCTGCCTCAGTCGACCAGAGCGATAGCTGATATCACCAAGTTCAGACAGCTGGATAGCTCGCATATGTGGTCTGTAGTTTGTGAAGACCTGTCGCAAGCAGCAACCTGTGTTCGTATGGATAATTATGCCCACCGCATTCTCAAGCGTTGCCTGCCCGGTGCCTATACCTTTATTCTTCCTGCCAGCTCATCACTACCCAAGCGCATTTTCGGTAAACGACGCGATGTCGGCATCCGTATTCCTGATAATCAGGTTTGCCAGATGCTGCTGGATGAGATGGGTGAAGTGCTGCTGGCTACAACCTTGCAGTTGCCGGGAGAGTCAGAACCTGAATATGATCCGGATGAGTTTGTGCCGAGGCTGAAACATCTATCGTGTGCGGTGATGGATGCTGGCTGGGGTGGCATGATGCCGACAACGGTGATTGACCTCTGTGAAGGTGAGCCGGAATTGCGCAGGCAGGGGGCAGGGGAGTGGCCCATTTGA
- a CDS encoding YqhA family protein: MKSFFENILWGSRYMTLLAVWSCIIGMTLLFTLSAIDMGKLLLEFIDVYFLGHDVPDFHTQVVSHVITAVDDFLLAMVLLIFGLGVYELHIDKIDCARDNQAAGKLLKIESLDDLKDRLGKVILMILVVAFFKNVLHVKFDDPLNILYMGGGIFLVSLALYFGHKAGHKAEPK, from the coding sequence ATGAAATCATTTTTTGAAAACATTCTGTGGGGTTCACGCTATATGACGCTGCTGGCGGTCTGGTCATGTATTATCGGTATGACACTGCTGTTTACCCTTTCAGCCATTGATATGGGTAAGCTTCTTCTTGAATTTATTGATGTTTATTTTCTTGGTCACGACGTCCCCGATTTCCATACTCAGGTAGTGAGCCATGTGATTACCGCTGTGGATGATTTCCTTCTAGCTATGGTACTGCTGATCTTTGGACTTGGTGTGTATGAACTGCATATTGATAAGATCGATTGTGCCCGTGATAACCAGGCGGCAGGTAAACTTCTGAAGATCGAGAGTCTTGATGATCTGAAAGATCGCTTGGGTAAAGTGATTCTGATGATTCTTGTCGTGGCATTCTTCAAGAATGTTTTGCATGTGAAATTTGATGACCCTCTGAATATTCTCTATATGGGTGGCGGCATTTTCCTTGTTTCTCTGGCGCTCTATTTCGGTCACAAAGCGGGCCACAAGGCGGAACCTAAGTAG
- a CDS encoding ion channel, which translates to MTNRLLFQRILDVSLFMTTIAAVATSFIKDLPEWSIMAVLVVFVVMFFGRWWIAESRKAWMKANWFDLVLVVLLSSPILRMLMALRVVHLLPALRLGVLIRSNKDRLLRLLVLSGDSLPAAMATLFGLVFIFGTVTFSLEHGSNAQFGEFQDGLWWAFVTLTTVGYGDIVPQTPAGRVVAVMTMIFGVIVYSLVVANLTVFLENYGKKIAAVTAAEKVAVKVDEIAESGSSDNKGQ; encoded by the coding sequence GTGACAAACAGGCTCCTTTTCCAGCGCATCCTCGATGTAAGCCTGTTTATGACGACCATCGCGGCCGTCGCTACTTCATTTATTAAGGATCTTCCGGAGTGGAGCATTATGGCTGTACTCGTCGTTTTTGTGGTGATGTTTTTTGGCCGCTGGTGGATTGCTGAGAGTCGTAAAGCCTGGATGAAAGCCAACTGGTTTGATCTGGTGCTGGTGGTGCTTCTCTCATCCCCAATCCTGCGTATGCTGATGGCACTGCGTGTTGTGCATCTGCTTCCCGCCCTCAGGCTCGGTGTGCTTATTCGCTCCAACAAGGATCGCTTGCTGCGTCTGCTGGTGCTCTCAGGCGATAGTCTTCCTGCTGCAATGGCGACGCTGTTTGGTCTCGTGTTTATCTTTGGTACGGTCACCTTCTCCCTTGAGCATGGTAGTAATGCGCAGTTCGGGGAGTTTCAGGATGGCCTCTGGTGGGCTTTTGTAACACTGACCACCGTTGGTTATGGTGACATCGTGCCGCAGACCCCGGCTGGTCGTGTAGTCGCAGTGATGACGATGATCTTTGGCGTGATTGTCTATTCGCTTGTGGTGGCCAATCTGACTGTATTCCTGGAGAACTACGGCAAGAAAATCGCTGCAGTAACTGCAGCAGAAAAAGTCGCGGTGAAAGTAGATGAAATAGCTGAGTCCGGTTCTTCAGATAATAAGGGTCAGTAA
- a CDS encoding glycine zipper domain-containing protein has translation MKKIFIATLIVTFTSAAAYAGPQERGMATGAAVGATAGAVIGSQSNETAQGAIIGAMFGAIAGAMLSDAHATPVHYRSQRPVYVQPRKPHYRDRHASRSHGCRDVRHAHYRGQNRYQRSHDRHERHEYREHRRDNNRHAQRPQVRTNERHHYSNRLIQANNRRIEHYAHSGR, from the coding sequence ATGAAAAAAATATTCATAGCCACGTTAATTGTAACATTCACATCAGCAGCTGCTTATGCAGGTCCTCAGGAGCGCGGTATGGCCACGGGAGCTGCAGTCGGAGCCACCGCCGGAGCTGTAATCGGTTCACAGAGTAATGAGACGGCTCAGGGTGCTATTATCGGCGCGATGTTCGGTGCCATTGCAGGCGCGATGCTTTCAGATGCCCATGCCACACCTGTGCACTATAGAAGCCAGAGACCAGTTTACGTGCAGCCACGCAAACCTCACTACCGTGATCGTCACGCTTCACGTTCACATGGTTGCCGCGACGTAAGGCATGCTCACTATCGAGGCCAAAACCGTTACCAGAGGTCTCATGATAGGCATGAACGCCATGAGTACCGTGAACATCGTCGTGATAACAACAGGCACGCTCAGCGTCCGCAGGTTCGCACCAATGAACGTCACCACTACAGCAATCGTCTGATTCAGGCGAACAACAGGAGAATTGAGCACTACGCACACTCAGGCAGGTAA
- a CDS encoding pyridoxal phosphate-dependent aminotransferase, which produces MKRLSIRVQQVKPSATLAITAKAAEMRAAGKSIISLSVGEPDFETPKAAREAGIEAINAGFTRYTAVAGIPELRKAVAEKFKRDNDLDYSPDEILVSTGGKQCIFNLLMAVMNPGERAIIPAPYWVSYPDMVKLTEGTPVIVNTTAENCFKITAEQLEEVLCHRCKVLFLNSPSNPTGMAYTAEELAAIGAVVRKHPGLIVATDDMYEKILFDGKTFATFAQVNPDLKDQTITLNGVSKAYCMTGWRIGFCAGPLSIIKAMGKIQGQSTSNPNSIAQKAALAALTGPTDELDEMVRTYEVRRNWLVDALNAIPGMQAIVPDGAFYVFPSIAGWIGKTTPSGILLSDDLVICEWLLEEAGVALVPGTEFGSPGHLRFSYAVSQDTLEDAVDRIAKAAASLI; this is translated from the coding sequence ATGAAACGACTATCCATTCGCGTCCAACAAGTTAAACCATCCGCCACCCTGGCGATTACTGCAAAAGCTGCTGAGATGAGAGCTGCCGGAAAAAGCATCATCTCACTCTCCGTTGGCGAGCCCGATTTCGAAACACCGAAAGCGGCCCGCGAAGCGGGTATCGAAGCGATCAATGCCGGTTTCACCCGCTACACTGCTGTAGCAGGCATTCCAGAGCTGCGCAAAGCAGTTGCTGAGAAGTTTAAGCGGGATAATGATCTCGACTACTCCCCTGATGAGATTCTTGTCTCAACCGGTGGCAAGCAGTGCATCTTCAACCTGCTGATGGCTGTGATGAATCCGGGCGAGCGGGCGATTATTCCGGCCCCCTACTGGGTCTCTTATCCGGATATGGTCAAGCTGACTGAAGGTACACCGGTAATCGTCAACACCACGGCTGAAAATTGTTTCAAGATCACGGCAGAGCAGCTTGAAGAGGTATTATGCCACCGTTGTAAAGTGCTCTTCCTCAACTCCCCGTCCAATCCGACCGGTATGGCTTATACCGCCGAGGAGCTGGCCGCTATCGGTGCGGTGGTGCGCAAACATCCCGGTCTGATCGTCGCCACCGATGATATGTATGAGAAGATTCTTTTCGATGGCAAAACCTTCGCTACCTTTGCTCAGGTTAATCCTGATCTGAAAGATCAGACGATTACCCTTAACGGTGTATCTAAAGCCTACTGCATGACCGGCTGGCGCATCGGCTTCTGTGCAGGCCCCCTCTCCATCATCAAAGCGATGGGCAAGATTCAGGGGCAGAGTACCTCCAACCCCAACTCCATCGCCCAGAAAGCAGCGCTGGCGGCACTGACAGGGCCTACCGATGAGCTGGATGAGATGGTTCGCACCTATGAGGTTCGCCGCAACTGGCTTGTCGATGCACTCAATGCCATTCCCGGCATGCAGGCTATTGTTCCCGACGGTGCTTTCTACGTCTTCCCATCGATAGCCGGATGGATCGGCAAAACGACACCGAGTGGCATCCTGCTCAGTGATGATCTGGTGATCTGTGAATGGTTGCTTGAAGAGGCGGGTGTTGCACTTGTACCTGGCACCGAGTTCGGTTCTCCCGGCCATCTGCGTTTCTCCTATGCAGTCAGTCAGGATACGCTGGAAGATGCTGTAGATCGCATTGCAAAAGCTGCTGCCTCGCTGATTTAA